The Cellulomonas sp. S1-8 genomic sequence CGCTGCCCGGCCCCACGGGGCCGGAACGCGTCAGGTGCCACCACGCGCTCGGCTTCTCCGGCCCGCGCAGGCTCCCCCACCGCTCGATCGACGTGCTCCACGCGTCCTGCTGCCCCACGTCGTACCCCAGCGCGCGCGCGGCGTCCCGCACGGCCGAGCGCGGCCGGTAGGTGATGACGTTGGCGACCTGCGCCGCGTGGGTGCGGCCGTGCGTCGCGTAGACGTGCTGGATGACCTCCTCGCGGCGGGCGGAGTCGATGTCGACGTCGATGTCCGGCGGGCCGTCGCGCTCGGGGGCCAGGAACCTCTCGAACAGCAGCCCGTGCTTCACGGGGTCGACGGCGGTGACGCGCAGCACGTAGCAGACCGCGGAGTTCGCGGCCGACCCGCGGCCCTGCGCGAGGATGCCGTTGCGGCGGCAGAACTCGACGAGGTCGTAGACCACGAGGAAGTACCCGGGGAAGCCGAGGTCCTCGATGACGCGCAGCTCGTGCGCGAGCTGCGCGTGCGCCCCGGGCACGGTCTCGGCGTCCGGTGGCCCGTACAGCTCCTGCGCCCCGCGACGGACGAGCTCACGCAGCCACGTCGCCTCGGTGTGACCCTCGGGCACGGGGTACGGCGGCAGGCGTGGCGCGACGAGCGACAGGTCGAACGCGCACTCACCCGCCAGGTCGGCCGCCGTGGTCACGGCGCTCGGGTGGCGGCGGTGCAGGTGCAGCATCTCGGCAGCCGACCGCAGGTGCGCGACGGGCGCGGCCGGCAGCCACCCGTCGAGGTCGTCGAGCGACGAGCGCGCGCGCACCGCGGCCAGCGCCTGCGCCAGGTCGGCGTCGCGCTCGGTCGCGTAGTGCACGTTGCCGGTCGCGACGAGCGGCAGGCGCGCATCGGAGGCGAGGGCCGCGAGCGCGTCGGCGCGGTCGGTGTCGTACGCGTCGCCGTGCCACGTGGTCTCGACGGCGACGTTGTCCCGCCCGAACAGTGCGACGAGCCGGTCCAGCTCGCGGCGCGACGCCTCGGGTCCGCCGGGCGCCACACCGAGGACTCCCGACGGGTCTCCCCCGGCCAGCGCGCGTCGCACCGCGCCCTTGCGGCAGCCGGTGAGGACCAGCCACTGCCCGGCGGCCGCCTCGGCCAGCTCCTCCAGGTGGTACTCCGCGGCGCCCTTGCGGCCCGTGCGCAGGTGCCCCTCGGCGATCGCGCGGGACAGCGCGCGGTACCCGTCGGGGCCGCGGGCGAGGACCAGCAGGTGGCTCGCACGCGGGTCGGGCACGCCCGTGGGCGCGTCGAGCACAGGCGGTCCGGGGGTCGGGCGCTTCTCGCGCGGGTGCCGGCGCGGGTCCGGGGCGGGCAGGTGCAGCTCGGCGCCGAACACCGTGGGCAGGCCGACGGCGCGCGCGGCCTGGGCGAACCGCACGACGCCGTACAGCCCGTCGTGGTCGGTCAGCGCGAGCGCGCTCTGCCCCAGGCGTGCCGCCTCGGCGGCGAGCTCCTCGGGCTGGCTGGCGCCGTCGAGGAAGCTGAACGCCGAGTGCGCGTGCAGCTCGGCGTACCGGGGCGGCCAGGCCGCACGCCCCGGGGCGGGGCCGCGCTCAGTCATAGTCGGCCTCGTACGTCCACGCCCCGTCGGTGTGCGTGAGCAGGACCGCGCCGCCGTCGTCGAACGCCACCTGCAGGTAGGCGCGCACCTGCGGCGCGGCGCCGGGGTGCGTCCACCAGCGGTCCGTCAGCAGCCACGGCCCCGACCACCCGGCGACGGCCCGCACGTCGTCGCCTGCGCCGGGCTGCGCCACCGCCAGCACGCTGCCCGGCGGTCCGCTGAGCCGGCCGCGCCGGTCGACGCGCACGGGTGCGCCGTGCACGTCACGCACCTCGACGCGCACGGGGTCGACCAGCACTGTCGCGGGCGCCGGGTCCGGCAGCCGACCCGGCCAGGGCCGGTCGACCGGGCGCGGCAGGTCGCTCTGCTCGCCCCAGGGCCGCACGTGCACCTGGTCGCGCACGTCGCGTCCGCCCTGCAGCGTCGCGGTGAGCACGCCAGGGCCCCCGACGATGCTCTGCGCACGTTCCAGCGCCCGGTGGGCGCGCAGGTCACCGCCGGACGGGCCGCCCCACAGCTTCGGTGCCTCGGCGCCCGCGGGCGCGACGTCGAGGGCCGTGAGGGTCAGCCGCACCAGCGCGACGGGGGCCAGGTCGTCCTCGTCGGCCGGCGCGCGCAGGTCGACCCGCCCGATGGCCTGACCGACGCCCCGGTCGCGCGCGGGCGCCTCACGCCGCCGGTCGCGGGCGGTCGCGACGGCCGACGCGGTGAGCCACCCGTCGAGCTGCCAGCGGATCCGGTCGGTGATCCGTGCGGCGGCCATCGCACCCCACCCGCCCAGGTCGGTGCGCCACGTGCGCACCAGGTCGGTGCCGTCGTCCGTGCGGGCCGCGACCTGCAGGCGTCCGCACGTCACGGACCGGGCGACGAGGTCGGCGTGCAGCTGCTCGGCCAGGCGTCGGCCGGCGAACGTCGCGGTGTCGACGCGCTCGACCGGCGGGTCGAGCTCGACGGTGAACTCCAGGTCCGCCTCGGGTCGTCGGCGCGCCGGGGGACGCTCGTCGAGGCCCCGCGCGAGCGTGCGCGCCCACGTGCCGAGCCGGCCGAACCGCGCGTGCACGTCGGGCGCCGGCAGCGCGGCGAACGCACCCAGGGTGCGCAGCCCCAGCCGGTGCAGCAGGTCGACGAGCCCGGCGACCTCCGCAGCCTGCTCGGGCGTGGTCGTCGCGTGCACGAGCTCGGTGACGCCGTAGGGGGCGAGGAACACCGCCGACACCCCCGGCTCGACGACGGCGCCGGTGCGCGCGGCCAGCACCGCGGCGAGCAGACCGTCCGCGGTCCCGACGCCGCACTCGTGCCCCGTGGCCCGCGCGACCGCGTCGACGATGCGCTCCGCGAGCGCCTCCTCCGAGCCGTGGTAGCGCGCAGCACCACCCGCGGGCAGCAGGAGCAGCCCCGGCCGCGCTACCTCGACGCCCGCCACCACCGTCTCCGTGGCGGCGGCGACCGGCTCGAACAGCCGCACGTCCCGGTAGTCGTCGGCGGGCAGCAGCACGAGATCGGGGCACACCCCCTGCGCCTGACGTCGTCGCATGCCGCGGCGCACCCCGTCGCCGCGCGCGAGCGCCGACACGGCGGTGACCCGTCGCCCGTCGTGCACCGCCGCGGGCACGTCGACGGGGACCTCGTCGGCCACCATCGCCGCGACCACGGGCCAGTCGGGCACCCACACGACCGTCGTCCGCGTGCTCATCCGACCAACCTCAGACCGCCGGCCGTCCCGCTGCGGGGACGGCTGCGCACCGGGCCGCCGGGCACGTGCTCGCCCGGCGGCGCGAACGGCAGGACGACGTCGGCCGACGTCGGGACGGCGGAGCTGCCGCGACCGGTGCGGCGCACCTGCACCTCGCACGTGCGCAGCCGCCCGTCGCCTGCACCGGTCCCGGACCAGCGGGCGGGCCCCGCGTCGAGCACGACGGCGGCACCCGCCCACGCCACGGTGGTCAGCAGCGCGGTGCCGCGCTCGCGCGCCCGGGCGGACAGACGGCGCCGGTCGGCGTCCGCGAGGGGGGCGTCGGGGCCGACGAGCACGACGTCGATCCCGTCGACGAGCGCGGCCAGCACGACGGCCGCGTCGGCACCCGGGTCGGGGACGAGAGCGAACCGGGTGAGGTCGACGCCCGCCTGCGCGGCGGCCAGCAGCCCGAGGCGCGGCTGACCGACCGCGACCGCCCACGCCCCCGACGCGCACGCGTGCGCCAGGACCCCGAGCGCCAGCGACGTGGAGCCGAGCACCGAGGTGGTCGCACCGCGGCGCAGCCCGTCCGGCAGCAGGTCCGCCAGCGCGGGCGGCACGGGCAGCGGCGGCCGCTCGCTGGTGAGCAGGGACGTGCGCCGGTACCCGGGGTCGGTGGTGAGGGCCAGGTCCTCGTCCGGCGTGGTCCGCGTCACCGTCGACGCAACGGGCGGCGCGGCCTCCTCGACGTGCCGCGCAGCCGCGTGGCTGCTCGTCAGCACCGTGCGTGCACCGGTGCGCCGTTCCGCGGCGGCCAGCGCGGCGCGCGCACGTGCCGCACGCTCCACGGTGCTCGTCCCGGTCACACCCGTTCCCCGTCCCTCGTCGTCCCACGCTGCAGGTGTGTCGTCCTCGTCGCGAGGACCTCCCTCGAGGTCGGGTCGCGCGTCGACGGCCCCCTGACGCCGCGCGCGACCCGACCCGTCGGATCGAACACATGTTCGATGATGCCAGTAGACGTCGCCGTCGGGGAGGGTGTCAATCCGCCCCGAGCGGGTGAACCGTTCGCGGCTCGGGGATGTGTCCACGAGGCGTATCATTTGACGGTTCCATCAACCCGTCATACCGGAGGCCCCGTGCCGCTGCACGCCCTCGGCGTCGACCGCCCCCTCGCGGAGGTCAAGGCCGAGCTGTTCAAGGCCCTCTCCCACCCGGTGCGCGTACGCACCCTCGAGCTCCTCGTCGAGCGCGACCGGCAGGTCAGCGAGCTGCTCACCGAGCTCGGCCTGGAGGCCTCGCACCTCTCCCAGCACCTCGCCGTGCTGCGGAGAACGGGCGTCGTCACCGCCCGACGCACCGGTAACGCCGTGCACTACTCGCTCGCGCTGCCGGCCGTCGCCGACATGCTCGCGGCGGCGCGCAGCGTCCTCGTCGACTCCGCCACCCGCCGCCGCGACCTGCTGGACGACACCGCGCCGACCGCTCCCGAGCCCGGGGCGTGATGACCGCAGCCGGGCTCGCGTCCAGCGCGTGGCAGCGCCTGCGCGCCCTCGCTCCCCGTCCCTCCGACTACGCCGACCTCCCCCGGTCCTGGCGCGGTGACCTGCTCGCCGGGGTCACCGTCGCCGTCGTCGCGCTGCCGCTCGCTCTCGGGTTCGGTGTCTCCTCCGGACTGGGCGCCGCGGCCGGTCTCGTCACCGCCGTCGTCGCCGGTGCCGTCGCCGCGGTGCTCGGCGGCTCGCACCTGCAGGTCAGCGGTCCCACCGGTGCCATGACCGTGGTCCTGCTGCCCGTCGTGGCCCGCCACGGACCCGAGTCCGTCCCGGTCGTCGCGATCATGGCCGGCGGCATCGTCGTGCTCGCCGGCGTGCTGGGCGTCGGCCGGCTCGTCGCCTACATCCCCTGGCCCGTCGTCGAGGGGTTCACGTTCGGCATCGGCGTCGTCATCGCCCTGCAGCAGGTCCCGCTCGCCCTCGACACGCCGCGCGCCGAGGGCGAGAACGCCGGCCTCGTCGCCGTGCGCACCCTGGCCCGCGTGGACTGGGCGCAGGCCGTCGCCCCGCTCGCTCTCGTCGCGCTCGTCGTGGCCGTCATGCTGGCGCTGCCCCGGCTGCACAAGGGCCTGCCCGCCTCGCTCGCCGCCGTCGTGCTCGGCACGCTCGTCGCCGAGGTCGCCGGGCTGGACGTCGACCGCATCGGCGTGCTGCCGTCCACCCTGCCCCTGCCCCACCTGCCGGTCGTCGACCCCGCGACCACGAGCGCCCTGTTCTCCGCCGCGCTCGCCGTGGCGGCGCTCGCCGCGCTGGAGTCGCTGCTGTCCGCCCGCGTCGCCGACGGGATGGCCGACGACATCGGGCGCACCCGGCCCAACCGCGAGCTGCTGGGCCAGGGCGTCGCGAACGTCGCGTCCGGGCTGTGCGGTGGCCTGCCGGCGACGGGCGCGATCGCCCGGACCGCGGTCAACGTGCGCGCCGGTGGCCGCACACGGGTCGCGGCGATCACGCACGCGCTCGTGCTCGCCGTCATCGTCTACGCCGCAGCACCCCTCGTCGGCCGCGTGCCCCTGTCCGTCCTGGCGGCGATCCTGCTGGTCACCGCGGCGCGCATGATCGACCTGCCGACGGCGCGCGCGATCTGCCGCTCCGGCCGGTCCGGCGCACTCGTCTTCTGCGTGACGCTCGGCGTGACGGTCGTGTTCGACCTGGTCATGGCGGTCGAGGTGGGGGTCGCGGTCGCCGCCGTGCTCACGCTGCGTGCCATGGCCCGCAGCAGCGGCCTGCATCGCGAACCCCTGCCCGACGCCCCGGACGACCACGTGACGGCCGCCGCCGAGCGCGCACTCCTGCACGAGCACATCGCCGTGTACCGCATCGACGGTGCGCTGTTCTTCGCCGACGTGCGCCGGTTCCTCGACGAGCTCGCGCTGGTCAGCGACGTGCGCGTCGTCGTCCTGCGCCTGGGCAACGTGCGCGTGCTCGACGCCAGCGGCGCGAACGCCCTCGCCGAGATCGTCGCCGACCTGCGCCGCCGCGGCATGGTCGTGCTGCTCAAGGGGATGCGGCCCGAGCACCGGCGCCTCGCGCAGGGCGTCGGCGTGCTCGACGCCCTCGGCGACGACCGGCACCTGTTCGACGACCTGGACGGCGCGCTCGCGCACGCCCGCTCGCACGTGCGCCCGGCGCCACCCGCGGCGAGGATGGGGGCGTCGTCCGGCGACCCCGTGCCGGGCACGACCGGAGGTCCCCCGTGCCCACGTCCCTGACGCGCCCCGTCGCCCACGAGCCGTACGGGCTGCTGCCGCCCGTCCCGGCGTTCTCCCTCACCAGCACCGACTGGGTGCACGGTGGGCGGGTCCCCGACGTGCACACCAACACCGACTCCGGGCAGAACGTCTCCCCGCAGCTGACGTGGTCCGGCTTCCCGGAGCAGACCGCCGGGTTCGCCGTCAACGTGTTCGACCCCGACGCCCCGGGTGTCGCCGGGTGGTGGCACTGGACGGTGCTGGGGCTCGGGCCGCAGGTCACGTCGCTGGTCCGCGGCGCGGGCGTCCCGGACGGATCAGCCTTGCCCGAGGGTGCGTTCGCGCTGCGCGGTGACGACGGCGTCGCGGGCTACGTGGGCTGCGCTCCCCCGCCCGGCGACCAGGTGCACCGGTACTACGTCGCCGTGCACGCGCTCGACACCGCGGACCTGGGCCTGACCCCCGACACCCCGCCGGGGGCCGCGAGCTGCGTCCTGGTGTTCCACACGCTCGCGCGCGCCGTGCTCATGGGGACGTACCAGCGCTGAGCGCCGGCCCGTGGCTGCCGGTAACCTGCCGCGCATGACCACCGCCCTGGGAACGCTGACCTGGGAGCGGGCCGTCGACCGCCCCGACCTGCTGGCCGCGAGCACGCACGCCGTGATCAGCGGGTGGGCCGTCGTCGAACCCGCGGTCGCCGACGCCGTCCTCGTCGCCGCCATCGACCCCGACCTCGCCGACACCGCCGCCATGACCGACGCCTACGACCTGCCGCTGTCCGCGTCGGTCAACTGCGTGCTCGTCGCGGGCAGGCGGGAGGGCGTCGAGCGCATCGCCGCATGCCTCGTGCGGGCGACGACGCGGGCCGACGTCAACAACGCCGTCAAGCGGCTGCTCGACGTGCGCAAGGCGTCGTTCCTGCCGATGGACCGCGCCACGCAGGAGTCGGGCATGGAGTACGGCGGGATCACGCCGCTGGGCCTGCCCGTCGGTTACCGGGTGCTGGCCGACGCGGCCGTGGCGGACACGGGCGCGGCGGACGACGGCACGGGCGGGCTGGTCGTCATCGGCAGCGGCGTGCGCCGGTCCAAGATCGCGCTGCCCGGGTCGCTGCTGGTCCGCGCACCGGGCGTCGAGGTGGTCCAGGAGCTCGCGATCGGCTGAGCCCGTCGCGTGACGAGCCGGGAGCACGGGCCCGTCGTCACCGCAGGGCGAGCACGTCCTGCGGGCTCATCACGGCCGTCAGCGCTGCCGGACCGGACGGCGCCCACTCGAACAGCAGGACCTCGCCGCTGGAGGGGAAGCCGGGCAAGGAGGTGATCATCGACACGAGCTGCGCCGCCACGCGTTCATCTGCGACCTCGATGTCGACGGCGTCACCAGCGACGTGCATCCGCAGGAGTGCGAGCACCGGCGCGTCGACGTCCTGGTAGACCTGCCATTGACCGGTGTTGTAGGTGGCCATGCGTCCCGTCGCGGGGACGAGGACGGTGCGCGGCCACTGCGCCCGCAGCACCGCGCCGAGCCGGCTCTCCTCGATGCGGTACGCACCGTCGGGAACAGCGATGGTCAGGTCGAACATGCGGATCCTCCGTTCACGGGACCAGTCGGACGTAACCGCGGATACCCAGCTCGACCATGCGCGACTCCAGGAACCTCGCCGCTGCGGCGCTGTTCGTGACGTACTCCACGACAGCGTCCGGCCCGCCGACCTGCCGGGCCGCGTCGGCGAGGTTCAACAGCTTCGGGTCGACCTTGGCGATGACGATCCTCTCCAGGCTCGAGCCGGGTTCAGGGGCGTAGAACGAGCTGGTGCCAGAGCCGACGTGCTTGGCGTCGCCGACCGCAGCGTACTGAGGGGTGAAGCCGTCGGGGTGGACCAGAGTGCCGTCCGCGAGCACCACGGTCTTCTCTGTGGGTCCGTAGATGCGGGTCTGGTACGCGGAACCGGCCTCATGCCCCCCACGCAGCCCTGACGTCGGCAGCGCGTTGAAACGGGCCTGTGCGACTGCCTGCTCCGCATCATCGAGAGCCTGTTTGACGCTGCCGTCGGCGAGCGGAACCGGCTCCCTTCTGAGGAACGCGCCCAGGTCGAGGACACCCGCGTCTTCGGCGAGGTCGAACCTGCGTGCTGCGAGCCACGCGGCGGGGTCGGCGACGACGTCGTCGGCGACGGTACGCACACCCCTGCCCAGGACCGCGCCGCCGAAGGCTCCGGGACCGAATGTCAGGACGAACCCGAGGGTGTCGAGGGCGAGCTGGGTGGGCGTGGCGGTCGCCAGGTAGTCGCGGGTGGCCTGGTCGGGGTCGCGGACGAAGGTCGCGATGCCGGCGGACTTGTCCAGTCCCCAGGTCAGGACCCCGGAGATGCCCATCGCCATGGCCAGGGACCCCCCGGACAGGGCGATCAGCGCGGCGATGCCCACACCGATGGCGATCTGCATCCCCAGGGGTTGGCCGTGCCACCAGTCGTCGACGCGGCCCAGGATCCCCGCCAGCCAGAACCCGAGCTCGTAGACCCTCTCCATCCGGGACGCGTCGAACGGTGCCAGGACCAGGCCGGCTGCGAGCAGCGCGAGGAGCGCCCCAGCAGCCAGGGTCCGGCGCCGCGACGGGTCCACGGGGTGGGCCATGGTCTCGTAGCCCAGCTCACGTGCCGCGCGCTGGGCTGCCAGCGCTGTGGCGCCCTGCTGTGCCGCCGCGCGTCGGGACTGGGCTGGTCCCTTGGCGAAGCCGGCCACGGCGGTGCGCAGGTCACGTGCGATCACCCACAGCGTGCCGGGGACCGCGAACCCGACCGCGTGCGCCCAGGCGCGCAGGGGCTCGGGCCACGTGCGCGTCCACTGCCCGACCCGCGTGGCGCACGCATCGACCCACCCAGGGCGCGGCACGACGACCAGCGCCGCGGCAGGCAGCCGGGCCAGCCGGCCGGCGTCGACGACCAGCGCGAGGACCAGCAGCACCACGAGCAGCGCCGGTCGGTGGTTCCCGTGCCCGAACGCCGACCAGGTCGCACGCAGCAACCACGGCACGTGCGTCAGCTGCGGGTCCAGCCACCGCCCGGACCGGTCACCGCCGTTGTAGGCCGCGTGGTCCGCGACCGCCACCAGCAACGCGATCACCGGCACGAGGACCGCACCGACCCGAACCCCCAGCGCCACGCGATCGTCGCGTCCTCGCACCGCGCGCACCGCTGCGATTCCCAGCCCGACCCATGCGGCCACGACCGCGGTCACGATCCCGTGCCCGGCGAACTCCTGGACCCGGTCGTTGACCGCGACCGGGACTGGCCACCACCCGAACTGGTCGAACTCCTCGGGCAGACGCTGGGAGGAGAACCCGATACCGGCCTTGCCGATCGCCAGGGCCAGACGCCGCAACGACTCCTCGACCAGCAGGAACGCGGTCCCGCCGGCCAGCCCCAGCAGCAACCAGTCCACGGCAGCGAACCGCGCAGCGCGCCGCGGGGCGAGCAACGCCACGACCGCCAGCGGCACCAGCTTGAGGGTCTCCTCGGTGATCGCGGCGATCATCACCGACGGACCGTCCTGCGAGACGGACAGATCGAGGACCACCGTGGTCAACCACCTCGAGACCAGCCCGACCACGAAGGACCACACCACGCACGCCGTGAAGAAACGCAGGTACCCGGTCCACGTCAACGACTTCGTGCGCGCCAGCACGTACCAGGCGACCACGACCCACACGCACCCCAGCCACGCCCGCAGCCCGAACCGGACCTCCGGCACGAACACGAACAGCCCCAGCACCCACACCAGAGCGACCCACAGCCCGACCGCCCGGACCTTGACCCACCGCGCCGCCAGCACCGGACGCGCCGCCCACCACGCGGCACGGCGCTGCGCCCACACCTGCCACCACTCACGCGGCGGCGCAGCACCCGCCGGCTGGTCCGCAACGACGCCGGTCGTCACCGATGACCCCCTGCGAATCGGACAACTCGGACGACCGCACCGTAACGGCATCCCCCTCGACGCCGAGCCGATCATCCACAGGACCACTCGGACGGACCAGCGCGGCGGCAGTAGCCTCGGGCGATGGTCTCGCTCACCTGGCCGGCCGCGCTGGCGTGGCGGTTGCGGCGTCAGCACCTCGAGCCCCGCGACGGCACGTCGGTGCCCGCCGTGGTCGGGACGCTGGGGGCCGTCGCCGCGCAGCTGGACCCGTCCGCCGCGGAGCTGGGCGTGCGGGCACGTCTGCGCAGCTCACGGCCTGGCGACGTGGACCGGGCGCTGGCCGACGGCAGCCTCGTGCGGACGTTCGCGTTCCGGGGTGCCACGCACCTGATGACGCCGGAGCAGGCCGGGGTGCACCTCGCGCTGCGCACGTCGAGCCGCATGTGGGAGCGCGCGTCGTGGCAGAGCCACTACGCGTTGGCCCCCGGGGACTGGCCCGCGTTGCGCGCGGCCGTGCGGGAGGCGTTGACGTCCGGGCCGCTGACGCGGGCCGAGCTGGCGGCGGCCGTCACCACCGACGCCCGGTTCCGTCATCTCACCGCGGCGTTCACCGATCCCTCGGCGACGTTCCTCAAGCCGTTGGCGTGGCAGGGCGACCTGAGCCTGGGCCACCCGCGCGACGGCGCCATGACGCTGCAGGGCCTTGACGCGAACCCGCGGTGGACCGGCCTGCCGGACCTCGACGACGCAGGACCGCGCGCCGTCGAGACGTACCTGCGCGCGTACGGGCCGGCCGCACCGCGCCACCTGCACTACTGGCTGGGCCAGGGGCTGGGCGTGCGCAGCACCCTGCTGCGCCGGTGGCTCGACGCCCTGGGCGCCCGCCTGTGCGACGTCGAGGTCGACGGGGAGCCGCTCCTGGTGCTGCGGGACGACCTCGACGAGCTGACGGCGACGGCACCGACCGCCGTGGTCCGACTGCTGCCGCAGTACGACCAGTGGGTCCTGGGCCCCGGCACCGCCGACCCGCACATCGTCCCGCCGGACCTGCGCCCGGAGGTGAGTCGTGGCGCGCGGGTCGTCGTGGTCGACGGCGTCGTGGCGGGCACCTGGACCCGCACCGGCGACACCGTCCGGCTGACGTGGCGACCGGGGTCACCGCGATCGACGGACGACGCGCTCGACGCCGAGATCGCGCGGCTGGGCGGGTCCCCCGCTGCGATCGTCGCCGGCTGAGGGGGAAGGTCAGAAGAAGACGATCGCCGACACCGTGAAGATCACGACGAACCCCGCCGCCAGGACCGTCCGCAGGGTGGGGCTCGCCTGGTCGACGCGTGCCTTGAGGCGTCGGTACATCCACATGTCGAGCTCGCCCAGGGGGATGCTGAGCAGCACGGCCGCGACGATCGACAGGACGAACACCCGGATGAAGCCCACCCCCGGGAGCGTCGCGTAGAGGGTGCGGATCACCGGCAGGTGGCAGAGGTAGAGCATGTAGCTGTAGTTGCCGAGCCGGTTCCCGAGCCGTCCGACGGGCGTGTCACCGAAGACCGGTCGCCAGCCCTCGTACCGCGCGAGCGACAGCACGAGCAGCGCGCTGCCGAATCCCAGCCCCCAGCGGCCTCCGGTCACGCCCTGGGACGAGCCGAAGAGCCACAGCGCCGTCCCGACGATCCCCGCGACGACCGGGTGCGGGGGCCGGTGCAGCACGAGCGGCAGGAGCATGCCGAACGCGAAGGCCGTCGTGACGCCGACGAACGGCAGCTCGTGCGCCGGGAAGACGTTGATCGAGGGGTTGTCGGGCCACAGGACGTTGTGCACGAGGATCAGGCCGAGCCAGCCGATCAGCACGGACGCAGCGCTCTGGACGCGCCCCAGGGCGATCAGGACGGCCACGAAGACGTAGAACGCGATCTCGAACACGAGGGTCCACTCGACGCCGAGCGGGTAGGTCGCGCCGCCGTAGGGCAGCAGCGACAGGGCGTAGACGTCGACGGGCGCCTTGATCGGCGACCAGATCGACGCGACGAGCACGAGCGCGACGACCACGAAGAACGGCGGGTAGATCCGCACGAGGCGGTGCAGGAGGAACTGCGGTGCCGAGTACCGCTGCATCGAGGACGCCATGAGGTAGCCCGACAGCGCGAAGAACAGCGACACCCCCACCGCCCCGAGCCAGCCGGGCACGTACTGCAGGGCCCAGGTGCTGCCCCGTTGGAGCGACTGGTAGACGGCCGCGTGGTAGAAGACGACGGCCAGCGCCGCGACGAACCGCAACCACTGCAGGCTGTAGACCCGCTGGGTCCGCTCCACGTCCACGGTGGGGGTCACGACCGCCACTGTCCCGCCCTCCGTCCGTCCTCCGCCCGCCACAGGGCAGGACGCCGAGCGGATGCTACCGCCCGACGGGCCCCTGGCCGTCAG encodes the following:
- a CDS encoding YbaK/EbsC family protein; protein product: MTTALGTLTWERAVDRPDLLAASTHAVISGWAVVEPAVADAVLVAAIDPDLADTAAMTDAYDLPLSASVNCVLVAGRREGVERIAACLVRATTRADVNNAVKRLLDVRKASFLPMDRATQESGMEYGGITPLGLPVGYRVLADAAVADTGAADDGTGGLVVIGSGVRRSKIALPGSLLVRAPGVEVVQELAIG
- a CDS encoding DNA polymerase Y family protein; amino-acid sequence: MSTRTTVVWVPDWPVVAAMVADEVPVDVPAAVHDGRRVTAVSALARGDGVRRGMRRRQAQGVCPDLVLLPADDYRDVRLFEPVAAATETVVAGVEVARPGLLLLPAGGAARYHGSEEALAERIVDAVARATGHECGVGTADGLLAAVLAARTGAVVEPGVSAVFLAPYGVTELVHATTTPEQAAEVAGLVDLLHRLGLRTLGAFAALPAPDVHARFGRLGTWARTLARGLDERPPARRRPEADLEFTVELDPPVERVDTATFAGRRLAEQLHADLVARSVTCGRLQVAARTDDGTDLVRTWRTDLGGWGAMAAARITDRIRWQLDGWLTASAVATARDRRREAPARDRGVGQAIGRVDLRAPADEDDLAPVALVRLTLTALDVAPAGAEAPKLWGGPSGGDLRAHRALERAQSIVGGPGVLTATLQGGRDVRDQVHVRPWGEQSDLPRPVDRPWPGRLPDPAPATVLVDPVRVEVRDVHGAPVRVDRRGRLSGPPGSVLAVAQPGAGDDVRAVAGWSGPWLLTDRWWTHPGAAPQVRAYLQVAFDDGGAVLLTHTDGAWTYEADYD
- a CDS encoding YbhB/YbcL family Raf kinase inhibitor-like protein, which encodes MPTSLTRPVAHEPYGLLPPVPAFSLTSTDWVHGGRVPDVHTNTDSGQNVSPQLTWSGFPEQTAGFAVNVFDPDAPGVAGWWHWTVLGLGPQVTSLVRGAGVPDGSALPEGAFALRGDDGVAGYVGCAPPPGDQVHRYYVAVHALDTADLGLTPDTPPGAASCVLVFHTLARAVLMGTYQR
- a CDS encoding SulP family inorganic anion transporter; translation: MTAAGLASSAWQRLRALAPRPSDYADLPRSWRGDLLAGVTVAVVALPLALGFGVSSGLGAAAGLVTAVVAGAVAAVLGGSHLQVSGPTGAMTVVLLPVVARHGPESVPVVAIMAGGIVVLAGVLGVGRLVAYIPWPVVEGFTFGIGVVIALQQVPLALDTPRAEGENAGLVAVRTLARVDWAQAVAPLALVALVVAVMLALPRLHKGLPASLAAVVLGTLVAEVAGLDVDRIGVLPSTLPLPHLPVVDPATTSALFSAALAVAALAALESLLSARVADGMADDIGRTRPNRELLGQGVANVASGLCGGLPATGAIARTAVNVRAGGRTRVAAITHALVLAVIVYAAAPLVGRVPLSVLAAILLVTAARMIDLPTARAICRSGRSGALVFCVTLGVTVVFDLVMAVEVGVAVAAVLTLRAMARSSGLHREPLPDAPDDHVTAAAERALLHEHIAVYRIDGALFFADVRRFLDELALVSDVRVVVLRLGNVRVLDASGANALAEIVADLRRRGMVVLLKGMRPEHRRLAQGVGVLDALGDDRHLFDDLDGALAHARSHVRPAPPAARMGASSGDPVPGTTGGPPCPRP
- a CDS encoding restriction endonuclease fold toxin-2 domain-containing protein; the protein is MTTGVVADQPAGAAPPREWWQVWAQRRAAWWAARPVLAARWVKVRAVGLWVALVWVLGLFVFVPEVRFGLRAWLGCVWVVVAWYVLARTKSLTWTGYLRFFTACVVWSFVVGLVSRWLTTVVLDLSVSQDGPSVMIAAITEETLKLVPLAVVALLAPRRAARFAAVDWLLLGLAGGTAFLLVEESLRRLALAIGKAGIGFSSQRLPEEFDQFGWWPVPVAVNDRVQEFAGHGIVTAVVAAWVGLGIAAVRAVRGRDDRVALGVRVGAVLVPVIALLVAVADHAAYNGGDRSGRWLDPQLTHVPWLLRATWSAFGHGNHRPALLVVLLVLALVVDAGRLARLPAAALVVVPRPGWVDACATRVGQWTRTWPEPLRAWAHAVGFAVPGTLWVIARDLRTAVAGFAKGPAQSRRAAAQQGATALAAQRAARELGYETMAHPVDPSRRRTLAAGALLALLAAGLVLAPFDASRMERVYELGFWLAGILGRVDDWWHGQPLGMQIAIGVGIAALIALSGGSLAMAMGISGVLTWGLDKSAGIATFVRDPDQATRDYLATATPTQLALDTLGFVLTFGPGAFGGAVLGRGVRTVADDVVADPAAWLAARRFDLAEDAGVLDLGAFLRREPVPLADGSVKQALDDAEQAVAQARFNALPTSGLRGGHEAGSAYQTRIYGPTEKTVVLADGTLVHPDGFTPQYAAVGDAKHVGSGTSSFYAPEPGSSLERIVIAKVDPKLLNLADAARQVGGPDAVVEYVTNSAAAARFLESRMVELGIRGYVRLVP
- a CDS encoding DNA glycosylase AlkZ-like family protein, encoding MVSLTWPAALAWRLRRQHLEPRDGTSVPAVVGTLGAVAAQLDPSAAELGVRARLRSSRPGDVDRALADGSLVRTFAFRGATHLMTPEQAGVHLALRTSSRMWERASWQSHYALAPGDWPALRAAVREALTSGPLTRAELAAAVTTDARFRHLTAAFTDPSATFLKPLAWQGDLSLGHPRDGAMTLQGLDANPRWTGLPDLDDAGPRAVETYLRAYGPAAPRHLHYWLGQGLGVRSTLLRRWLDALGARLCDVEVDGEPLLVLRDDLDELTATAPTAVVRLLPQYDQWVLGPGTADPHIVPPDLRPEVSRGARVVVVDGVVAGTWTRTGDTVRLTWRPGSPRSTDDALDAEIARLGGSPAAIVAG
- a CDS encoding ArsR/SmtB family transcription factor — protein: MPLHALGVDRPLAEVKAELFKALSHPVRVRTLELLVERDRQVSELLTELGLEASHLSQHLAVLRRTGVVTARRTGNAVHYSLALPAVADMLAAARSVLVDSATRRRDLLDDTAPTAPEPGA